The Pagrus major chromosome 1, Pma_NU_1.0 genome includes the window GCAGGCTGCTGTGTCCCAGGTTGAGGGCGATTCCTGAGGCTGTTCCTCACTCCAGGTGCTCTGACTGCAGTGTGCAGCGTTCTGGCTCTCCTGAGCGGGAAAACCACTCGGAAACGTTCCATTGCCTGCAAAATGATCGGATCAAACGGTCAATGCTTGTAACTGTTTCAAGAAGTTATATCGTCTGCTGCTTGAGAGTACAGAGTGTAACATGAATACATAATATGGAAGAGAGTACGAGGAAACTGTACCTATGTAGTTGCCTTCCTCACAGTAGGTGTAAGGACTGTTGCATTGGCTGTTGGCACTGCTCCAAGTAAACCTGCAGGAAACAAGGAAACCGTTGATCTGACGGCTTTAACGGGGCCAGATAAAACACTTTACTGCAGCACTAGGACGGTCATTATTCAAACTGTAAACCAGTATCAGGTGCCATACCATATCAGATCTGCAGTATGTGCTTACTAACAAAAGTGCAGTTTACACAGAGAGCTGAAGTTACATGAAGGTAATCAAGttttacatgaacacacaggGACCAGTCACCAGAACCCCCTTAaaggggcacacacacacgcaagatGTACATAAATTCCTTTTCAGCAGACAGACGTGCATTCAAACGCCTACCCGTTGTAGGACGCGGTGGTTGCTGGCTGAGGTATGTAGGGCAGAGCTTCGGTGGTGTTGTATCTGAACTCAGTGGTGAGGGGGATGGATGGAGCCGACCACGTCTCTTCAGGCACATACTGACCTGTCAGATCTGAGGAAGCGCACAACAACTCTCCATTAGAAATCAGAGCAATCGCACAATCCTTCTTTTACTAAAGACATGGACAGGTGTTAATTTCAGACTCTGcttttacttaaatatataaatataggtATTTACTGTGAACGTCTTTCTCCATGTTCCTCTCCACTcctgcagcaacagcagcaaaactgggGGCGAAGCTGGACGCTGTGGGATCTGGGCTTTGGCACTGGTCTTTACGGTACAAGCTGTTCATGCTGAGCAGAGAGAAGGCAAAGTTCATAAGTCAAACACAGAATGAATAGAAACAACTGTATGTGTAAGTTGATGCAAAGTAGATAAACAGGTTTTTACTCCTTGATTCACAGGacttaataaaatatataagaGCATTTTTTGTTGAGGCTAACACAATTATTAGAGCCCCTTCTTGGATCTGTGTCTGTTATTCTGAGTTACCTGAGAGCCTTGTAGTTTGTATTCATGGTCTGGTAGCAGTCCCGCTCTACTGGGTAGACGCCGTACTGCATGGAGTCCCCTGTAAAAACCAACAAGTCAAAAATCTGTTATTCACGGCTCTCATCTGTGATAAAATACCAGCTACAGTCTGTAATAGTGTGCTAACAGTTCTGGTTTTCCTCGATAAGGCAGTGTACAAGCGTTCTTTACTTTTTCTAGATGAGGTAGTGCAGGCATGTGTTCGGGCGCTCGCGTCTTTGTCGCCCTCCATGCTGCTGGCGCTGCTCCAGCTGCCccagctccccctgctggccCTCACGCTGCCTGACGAGCTGCCGGAGTCCGAGCCAGACTCGCACACTCCACCGCCACGCCGCTCTGTGGCGCACTTCCGTCGAGTACGAGCGGGACACACACCTGCTGGACATCAACAAAAGCCAGTGAGACCACAACCAAAGTGTTGAGTTAATAAAGCTGGTGAGCAGTGTGACTGGAGGCCCACCGTTCTGTTTGAGGGGGCTCTCAGTGCTCTGTCCAGGCTTTGGTGCTTCTGACTTGGAGCCGTTGCAGCAGCGGTTCCTGTTGCGGGTTCCACTGATGTTCCGGTCCCCTGTTTTCCAGTCAggttctttctccctctctggcATCACTACGACATTGTGCTCAGGAGCACTGCGGCAGCAACCACACAGAAACTTTTATAAAACATCTGATCTTACTGTTTGGTGCTTTATAACACTGTCACTGTTCGATGTAGTTCTTTGTTTGAGACTATCATTAGATTTTACTCGGGAATTTCAGAACAACTGTAAATTGTACGGTTGCCCCAAATCCCATTTTCCTTTCAAAGCTTCAGCGAGGGGGGAAGCTATCAAACTTGTCATAATTATTTACTTAAATACTTTGCCATTATTGTAATTATGAGACAATAAAGATTTCATTATCAGAAATCAGCCACTGCACTCGCCTCCAGAGTCTCAAAGGCCAAACTGACAAGTGAGCATTGAGCTCCATTTCCCACACTTTATCAGccttttgcctcttttttgtCTCCTTCCTGTGTCTACTGAATTGGATGTTGATTACCATGGCAAGGGCAGAAGTTTCGAAGCATTCGGGCCAGCCCTAGTTAACTGAATAATAGATTACATCAAAGGTAAAGTGAAGCCTACCTggagacattttctgtcttcctgCGACTCCTCTTTCCCTTATTATTTCCTGAAGCAGAGCCAGTCTCTGCACTCTGTGCTTTCTTTTTCTGGCCTTTCCCATCTTCTCTTagctggaagaagaaaaaatacttttttgatcAGAAGATCAGATTATATGCTTTGCAAAGTGCCTGAGTCACTTTAAATTCTATATTTATCCTTACCTCCATTTCAGAACCGTCCCTTTTCTCAGAATCGATCTTCTCTGCATAGTGCTCAGTGCAGCTCTTCTCTACCGGGCTACATACTAACAGGCCTGGTCTAGGTCCTGGACTCAGTGTGACGTTAGCTGGAAAACCAGCAGGTATTTCCATGGGAAACATAACTGCTGCTGCCACTCTATCTTCTACAGTGCTGTGGGGGTCTTCTTTCAAGTCTGCCGGTGCCTTTTTTTCCAGCTCACTGATGAATGCTGGTTCATTGTTGTTGCAGACATCAGGGTCTGGTGTCAGAGGAGGGTCCGGCGTCAGGTCCTCATGCTCTTCATCCATCACCACAGCACCACTGGCTGTGGTGGACAAGCTGCTCTTGTATTTGGTGTAATACAGTGAAACCTTATGCTTCTTCTGTGTTTGGGACGGGGTGACTGAGGAGCTTTTCTTCGACGTTTGAGGACGCTGGGCGGGGCTGTTGGCCAGGGCTGGAGAGCCACGCCCCTTACCTTTGTCTGAGGTGTGACAGGTGTCCACGTAGCTCTTACAACTGCCCTTTGTTTTACTGcacaaacaagacacaaaatgacaaatatttagcattttaattCCAGAAAAAATCCACTTGCAATATTTGTCTTTATGCTGGAGCTAACAGTCTTTAAAAAACTGTGGACGTACTTCACTCCATTGGGTGTGATGTTATTAACATGACCGTTATCCCGAGACAGGACAGAGTTGTGGTTGCTCCTGATGCTGGGTGTAGAGAACTCATTCAGGATATACTGGGCCTGATGAAAGGCCATCAGACACACACCAAACAGGGAgaagctgaaacacaaacagaaacaacagattTCATCAGAGTGTCTGACAATGTGTTACACCTTTGGTACACATCCAACAACTGGAAAACAATGACTTACTACAGGGATTAGTTCCACTAACCATTAACTTAACGATTAATTGTTCTACAGTAAAAATGCCCAACCCTAATCATGTTAGCTAGGTATCATATTCCAAATGCAGAGTGACTGGACAAACAGTGTGGCAGGTTTAACTTTTGGTAAGCCTTGTGACATCTCCATGTTTGCATATTCAAATATgttcataaatgaataaaaacaacattcacaTGTCTTGTGGAAGGGAATGTCAGCAGGGTTGGGCCGATGGAAACATATTCAAACCAGTTTGATAATAAGCCAGACCAGTAATACAAAATATTACCACTAGGTGTCACATGAGCCCACAAATGACAGTGTAACTGTGTgacatattgtgtttttatctctcacaacaaacatttaacttttcttcttcttctaaagtttaacatcaaaataGTAAATAATATTAGACCTCGGCCAAGTGCAACAATGGAAGTAGCTACATTTTAAATTGTGTATGGAAACCGTGTAAGTCAATATGCTTTCCACAACACgatacaggaagtgttgcagGAAGTAATGCAGTAGGAGTGGCTCAAACAAGGCTTCACAATAAACTACTGTGTATCgtacactgtacagattgtaaagcacACTGGGGCAATGTGATCTGTGACTTTGGGCTACATAattaaaattgacttgacttgattaAGTCGGTCTCTTAAAATTAAACCAGTTACAGCGTGTACACTgcactggaaaaaaatgaacaaaactaGAAACCATCCCAACCTGAATCATCAATGATCTATGATTTACTTAAGTTACTAACCATGTGAAGATGAGGGTGACCACCCAGAACGTTTCTTCCCAGCTGGGACCAGGAACCACCTGAGCGCAGAGAGGCAACATGTGGTGGGGCAGCGTCACATTGAGGGTGAAAGGGAAAGAAGTGCCGCGTGAAGTCACCAGGGTGAGGTCCCGGATGACCCAGGATGAGGTGAAGTCTGGGGTAAACCTGATGACACAGGCAGgtagagacagtgagacaggaagagaagagaaacagggAGATTAAAAGCAAGAGGGAGGTATATTTAGGACATTGCATCAagatgaaaagaggaagagagaaagtagaaaatagaaaatgagtAACCAGATGTGGGTTCTGCCACAGccgaagaaaaaaagaagaaaaaacctTGTTCTTCTTAAGACTAACTAATATAAGATGTTACAGGACAACATTACTCAAATATTAAGTgacaacaataaagaaaaaatcctAATTAAACATGTAATAAAATTCCACTTACGCGATGGTGATCTCAGAGGAGGTGTTGTGGTTGAGGCTGAAGGGGCGACACTGCAACACCTCGAAGCCGAATCCCTGACACTTATATCCATTAATATTCATCGACATGACTGTCAGAGGAAGCTCGCCGGCATTCTCCACCTTGAAACTCTTCCTGATGGCGAAGAGCGGTTTGTTGGTGCGCAGACCTGCAAGTGACAGACATTGAAGTTCAACCATGTGTTCGTTCTTTTACCTTATCTCTCTGTTAATAGTGAGGACATACGTCATGTACTGATATTAAGTTTTATCATTAATCTCACCATCACGACACTCCATCAGAGTTGACTGAGGAACATTGAAGCGCAGAGAGGCCCCTGGACCGGGCAGTTTGCCTCCGACTTTTAGCAGCTCTTTGGCCCCGTGGCCCTGCACCATCTTCATGTCAAACACCGTCAGGTTGTTCCTGAAATGCAGTGAAAAGACAAAGACCGTGTTTGACAGAACGAAGATTGCTCTCAACATGatacaaacatgttttagtAACAACATAAACAGTGTTTCTGATAATACAATAAAGTCctacagattacatttttccaattatttttttttcttatttgttctTTGGTACCTTGTACTTAATcaaaattaatatatatttatacatcaTAGAGTAATAATCAGATTCTTTGCACCGCTGCAATGCACTTAAGCTGAAAAGCAGATGCCTGGAAAATGAAGAGTCAGGGCTTTTTCAGACAGAATCAGGTGTTGTGGCAATTAGCCATAAGGTCATGCGGCGGTGTGGGCGCGTTTTTCCATGGCCCGTTTGTTGTGAACTATACTGCCACCTTATGGATCAACTGGGGTTAATGCGCCTAAAACAGTTTGTCAACCGGCGTTAAACAACCGAGGGGAAGCTGCTACGTTGCTCTCCTATGAGCATGCTGGTCCTGCTAGTGATCGTTTGTCCACACTGACAGATTATTAATAACCAGGATGGGAGGCAGATCATTACGGCTGTTTTTTAAACTGCGGCAAAAGACCAAATTGAGTGAAACATAACGTTATACAAAGAAATGTTCGTTGTGTTCCTGCTGCAGCATTTAGCCACCCCACTAGTGTACCTGCAACTGTACTgtcctactctgcctctgatctgcagGTCGTGGCTTCGTCCAAGGACGAGTCATAATCTGGCATGCCAGTCATACACCAATTGTCTGCATCAACAGACAAAAGAAAGTGCTTTAACTGGTGCACATGGCCAAATtgagtgaatacacatgaaTTATGTTACACTCCATTGTGTTTCTTGTTATTCCATTCATGCTGCTAGTCTGATCACCAGCGTATGTAATTGGCGACCGCAACGTGACATCAGGTTGCATTTCTCCAGAAGTGAAATCTGTTTTCAATGCAATGCCTGATTCTGTCTGAGTGGGCCCTAACAGGCTTTTATCAAGGACTGCATTTTGCCAGGTCACAGCACAAAAGCCCTGGTGTTAATAACATAATCAGTGCTGGCgtaattccatttagctgctttgCCCTCAcggtcctggtattgtgcatgctgacTAACTGTCAGTCAGAGCCAATGTAAATGATTTTCATAACATAAATGTTATTCATTGTGCTTTTacaggtcaaaatgtctgctgtgaaaaaggtctatgAAACTCTGTAAATGAAACCTGAATAAACACAGTGACTCACACAAACTCATCCTACTATATGAATCAGTACCTGATGACGAGAATGGTAGTGGTGGGTTTGTGGTCAGAGGGAGTAAAGACCACAGCGACTTCTCTGGCCTCCcagggctgcagcagcagacgcaGGACACCTTCTCCTGTCATGTCCTCCACACTCTCACCtgcctgcacacaaacacacagagaagagaggaaacaggTTTGTAGGAAAATCAACACGGGCAACACTAAAGCACAACAAGAGTGAGAATGCTGTCCGTGCAGTTAATGAATCAATTAAGTTGGCAAGCGtgagtaaatattaaaagattaAAGAGTGTCACAACTTTGTTTCACAGGAACGTTCTCAGGATTTACCTTTGGGAGAGAAGCCAACAGAGAAAACTCTGTAGTGCTGATGTTGACAGAGAGGGGGCTGATATTAAACCTGCCAATCAAAACAGAGGAAACTGTTTGACAAATCAACTTGAGAAAAGTGCTGGAGCAATTCTTCAAACAGGACACACAAAGAACTGAAGTTGTATCATTCTCTGCAATATTAAACTTTTACTGTTGACAGTGTACCATTTGGTTAGGAGGTCCAGGGCCTCCATGGGAGCTGGGTACAGGGAGAGGATCCGAATCTCTACAGAAACAACTGAAGAGGAAGGATTCTTCAGCGTGAATGTCTtcacctgaaacacaaaaacaagtattttctttttgctgcagacaaatgtcaaaaatacattttaaatatacaaCATTTTTACTGAAGAATCGTGAAGTGTCGCCCACCTTGCTCTCATTGACAGGTGTAGCACCAAAGTCCAGAGGTAAGGACGTCTCTACAGGAAGTCTAGGCCACCTGAGAATACAAAAGGAATCACATGATTTATGATGTTAGTGTAACGGTGGATTACAAGACACAAAAAAAGCTGTGTGTTGCATTTAAGACTCACCTGCATGGCAGCTTGTCTTTGTGACTCTGCCATCGAGAGCAGAGCTCAGCAGCCAGTTTGCCGTCTACAGGCCAAGACGAGGAGAAAAAGTCTGGGAGGAGGGAACGCTGCCACTCTAAACGACCTAATGGGacattagaggagaaaaaaacaaaaaaacatgaacaataaaaaaaaaccctctacTTTATTAAGACTTTTGGTGCCGTGTCTCACCTGTTTCAGACAATCTAAGTGGGCAAGGTCGTCCACACTCTCGCTCTGCCTCAAACACCACTTCCCCCTGCTGACAGACACATCATGTTAATAACTGGCCActacagtgtttcccaaagcccaagatgacgtcctcaaatgttttgttttgtccacaacccaaagatatttagttcactgtcatagaggagcAAATTAAGAAGCTAGAAACAGAGAATTTGaacctttttttcttgattaccACAATagtttgtgatttatttaatagctgacaactaatcaactaatcattgcatCTCTAAACTAGAGCTGGTATTTCACCTTGAAAGGAGTAGAGTGGAAGTAGAGAGGAACGTGCAGGGCTTGTCCCAGGCTGGTATCCAGACTCAGAGTGGACAGCTCGCTGACAGGCAGGGCCCTGCTGAGCAGCTGGAGGGACAGAATACGCCAGCAGCCCTGGGGAACTGTCAGTGGACCGCTGAAGTTTGTCACCTAACAgacagggggcagcagagacTTTAGTATCAAATCCAGAATTCAGTTGGCataaactaaaacaaagtttgcaGTAATCTTATCTGCTTCCTATCATTACATGAGGCTGTGGTGAATTCATACCTTCATTATTCCCTGCAGCTTCTGTGAGAGGCTAGCGTTCGTCACTGTGaggggcaggaggagggagTTTGTCAGCCACAGGTCCACCTTGTCTGCACCTCTTTGTTTCACCTGGAACAGGCTGGATAAATCCTCCTCGGTCCGTCTGCAGACAGCAACAACAAATTGACACCAAAATGCTCAAGTTATTAGTATCACATGTTAGCTGTTGAAGcatttagacattttaacaATTGTACTTAACTTATCTTCATCACAACAGGAACAATACATGTGTACTTTCAACTGTCTGTCACTAGCTACAGCCAGTGTTTTTAAactatgtttttattcatttttatttctaatgGTTTCTTAGGACAATGTGAGCATGAAAAGGCAAAAGGTCTCAACATTACCTGTGTGCGATATGTAGTCCAGGAAAGCTGGGTGTTGTCTGGTTTCCCAGAATTTTTAAACTGATATGAGTTGTGCACTTCCTCTCGTGGCCTGGCAAAGACCCTGATACAAGAAACAAAACTGTTCAAATATTCAGAGACATTTGGGTCAAATGCAATTACACTTAAAGGATATTACAAGAATTAAGAGGAAGTTATTTTAACTGAAGTGAGCGTTCACCTCTGCAGGCAAGTGCAGCCACTTCAGTGAAGTTTTTTGCTTCTGGTCTCAGCAGAACCTGATTAAAGTCCAGGCCGGCCTCCACTTTTGAGAGCACCTGCATGTCCTAGGGATATAAATCACCTTGTCAAAGCCTATAAATTGACACCTATAATACtcataataaaacagaacaacaaaaacacctcACCTTTACATAGAGCTTCTTGCCTCCAGAATTTATCATATAAACTCCTATTTTTGGTTCccctgtaagaaaaaaaaaaatcagccaaatacaaacagtgtacatacag containing:
- the tmem131l gene encoding transmembrane protein 131-like isoform X2; this encodes MAGLQDFQQGSHCHRKTWINILLGILQLLLPCVQHGGAQLQALSQMSTSVVEVWQPEDADPLVPLQVEKERRKDGLPLEDSSSPYTQENGRPLHFQPPALEFGTQPLGLARAETIYIHNPSQEVPVTLLSMFTSSRHFYIPFFHRRVIPPRGKASFKLIFLPSEEGNVENTLFINTSAHGLLSYQVFGVGVHQGSLKSVQRKDSLLIFPHIQSIKLTQTQEDASNITILGLLLECSLPKSLFNNPQGSCLQSEERLSLQINLSACGDRPADLDKLKPYVIEHILVLLVAPAAGQATVGEPKIGVYMINSGGKKLYVKDMQVLSKVEAGLDFNQVLLRPEAKNFTEVAALACRGSLPGHERKCTTHISLKILGNQTTPSFPGLHIAHRRTEEDLSSLFQVKQRGADKVDLWLTNSLLLPLTVTNASLSQKLQGIMKVTNFSGPLTVPQGCWRILSLQLLSRALPVSELSTLSLDTSLGQALHVPLYFHSTPFKQGEVVFEAERECGRPCPLRLSETGRLEWQRSLLPDFFSSSWPVDGKLAAELCSRWQSHKDKLPCRWPRLPVETSLPLDFGATPVNESKVKTFTLKNPSSSVVSVEIRILSLYPAPMEALDLLTKWFNISPLSVNISTTEFSLLASLPKAGESVEDMTGEGVLRLLLQPWEAREVAVVFTPSDHKPTTTILVIRNNLTVFDMKMVQGHGAKELLKVGGKLPGPGASLRFNVPQSTLMECRDGLRTNKPLFAIRKSFKVENAGELPLTVMSMNINGYKCQGFGFEVLQCRPFSLNHNTSSEITIAFTPDFTSSWVIRDLTLVTSRGTSFPFTLNVTLPHHMLPLCAQVVPGPSWEETFWVVTLIFTCFSLFGVCLMAFHQAQYILNEFSTPSIRSNHNSVLSRDNGHVNNITPNGVNKTKGSCKSYVDTCHTSDKGKGRGSPALANSPAQRPQTSKKSSSVTPSQTQKKHKVSLYYTKYKSSLSTTASGAVVMDEEHEDLTPDPPLTPDPDVCNNNEPAFISELEKKAPADLKEDPHSTVEDRVAAAVMFPMEIPAGFPANVTLSPGPRPGLLVCSPVEKSCTEHYAEKIDSEKRDGSEMELREDGKGQKKKAQSAETGSASGNNKGKRSRRKTENVSSAPEHNVVVMPEREKEPDWKTGDRNISGTRNRNRCCNGSKSEAPKPGQSTESPLKQNGVCPARTRRKCATERRGGGVCESGSDSGSSSGSVRASRGSWGSWSSASSMEGDKDASARTHACTTSSRKRDSMQYGVYPVERDCYQTMNTNYKALSMNSLYRKDQCQSPDPTASSFAPSFAAVAAGVERNMEKDVHNLTGQYVPEETWSAPSIPLTTEFRYNTTEALPYIPQPATTASYNGFTWSSANSQCNSPYTYCEEGNYIGNGTFPSGFPAQESQNAAHCSQSTWSEEQPQESPSTWDTAACVGSKPYFSGTRSLSPMSSLFGSIWTPQSEPYQSHFHPERSAPMSPVSPITPPHSPFSREPEGRCAPIQYSSFNPFGPHMNLDIWNSSSNRSSNSQLSNDSGYCGDV
- the tmem131l gene encoding transmembrane protein 131-like isoform X4, whose amino-acid sequence is MAGLQDFQQGSHCHRKTWINILLGILQLLLPCVQHGGAQLQALSQMSTSVVEVWQPEDADPLVPLQVEKERRKDGLPLEDSSSPYTQENGRPLHFQPPALEFGTQPLGLARAETIYIHNPSQEVPVTLLSMFTSSRHFYIPFFHRRVIPPRGKASFKLIFLPSEEGNVENTLFINTSAHGLLSYQVFGVGVHQGSLKSVQRKDSLLIFPHIQSIKLTQTQEDASNITILGLLLECSLPKSLFNNPQGSCLQSEERLSLQINLSACGDRPADLDKLKPYVIEHILVLLVAPAAGQATVGEPKIGVYMINSGGKKLYVKDMQVLSKVEAGLDFNQVLLRPEAKNFTEVAALACRGSLPGHERKCTTHISLKILGNQTTPSFPGLHIAHRRTEEDLSSLFQVKQRGADKVDLWLTNSLLLPLTVTNASLSQKLQGIMKVTNFSGPLTVPQGCWRILSLQLLSRALPVSELSTLSLDTSLGQALHVPLYFHSTPFKGEVVFEAERECGRPCPLRLSETGRLEWQRSLLPDFFSSSWPVDGKLAAELCSRWQSHKDKLPCRWPRLPVETSLPLDFGATPVNESKVKTFTLKNPSSSVVSVEIRILSLYPAPMEALDLLTKWFNISPLSVNISTTEFSLLASLPKAGESVEDMTGEGVLRLLLQPWEAREVAVVFTPSDHKPTTTILVIRNNLTVFDMKMVQGHGAKELLKVGGKLPGPGASLRFNVPQSTLMECRDGLRTNKPLFAIRKSFKVENAGELPLTVMSMNINGYKCQGFGFEVLQCRPFSLNHNTSSEITIAFTPDFTSSWVIRDLTLVTSRGTSFPFTLNVTLPHHMLPLCAQVVPGPSWEETFWVVTLIFTCFSLFGVCLMAFHQAQYILNEFSTPSIRSNHNSVLSRDNGHVNNITPNGVNKTKGSCKSYVDTCHTSDKGKGRGSPALANSPAQRPQTSKKSSSVTPSQTQKKHKVSLYYTKYKSSLSTTASGAVVMDEEHEDLTPDPPLTPDPDVCNNNEPAFISELEKKAPADLKEDPHSTVEDRVAAAVMFPMEIPAGFPANVTLSPGPRPGLLVCSPVEKSCTEHYAEKIDSEKRDGSEMELREDGKGQKKKAQSAETGSASGNNKGKRSRRKTENVSSAPEHNVVVMPEREKEPDWKTGDRNISGTRNRNRCCNGSKSEAPKPGQSTESPLKQNGVCPARTRRKCATERRGGGVCESGSDSGSSSGSVRASRGSWGSWSSASSMEGDKDASARTHACTTSSRKRDSMQYGVYPVERDCYQTMNTNYKALSMNSLYRKDQCQSPDPTASSFAPSFAAVAAGVERNMEKDVHNLTGQYVPEETWSAPSIPLTTEFRYNTTEALPYIPQPATTASYNGFTWSSANSQCNSPYTYCEEGNYIGNGTFPSGFPAQESQNAAHCSQSTWSEEQPQESPSTWDTAACVGSKPYFSGTRSLSPMSSLFGSIWTPQSEPYQSHFHPERSAPMSPVSPITPPHSPFSREPEGRCAPIQYSSFNPFGPHMNLDIWNSSSNRSSNSQLSNDSGYCGDV
- the tmem131l gene encoding transmembrane protein 131-like isoform X3, whose protein sequence is MAGLQDFQQGSHCHRKTWINILLGILQLLLPCVQHGGAQLQALSQMSTSVVEVWQPEDADPLVPLQVEKERRKDGLPLEDSSSPYTQENGRPLHFQPPALEFGTQPLGLARAETIYIHNPSQEVPVTLLSMFTSSRHFYIPFFHRRVIPPRGKASFKLIFLPSEEGNVENTLFINTSAHGLLSYQVFGVGVHQGSLKSVQRKDSLLIFPHIQSIKLTQTQEDASNITILGLLLECSLPKSLFNNPQGSCLQSEERLSLQINLSACGDRPADLDKLKPYVIEHILVLLVAPAAGQATVGEPKIGVYMINSGGKKLYVKDMQVLSKVEAGLDFNQVLLRPEAKNFTEVAALACRGSLPGHERKCTTHISLKILGNQTTPSFPGLHIAHRRTEEDLSSLFQVKQRGADKVDLWLTNSLLLPLTVTNASLSQKLQGIMKVTNFSGPLTVPQGCWRILSLQLLSRALPVSELSTLSLDTSLGQALHVPLYFHSTPFKGEVVFEAERECGRPCPLRLSETGRLEWQRSLLPDFFSSSWPVDGKLAAELCSRWQSHKDKLPCRWPRLPVETSLPLDFGATPVNESKVKTFTLKNPSSSVVSVEIRILSLYPAPMEALDLLTKWFNISPLSVNISTTEFSLLASLPKAGESVEDMTGEGVLRLLLQPWEAREVAVVFTPSDHKPTTTILVIRNNLTVFDMKMVQGHGAKELLKVGGKLPGPGASLRFNVPQSTLMECRDGLRTNKPLFAIRKSFKVENAGELPLTVMSMNINGYKCQGFGFEVLQCRPFSLNHNTSSEITIAFTPDFTSSWVIRDLTLVTSRGTSFPFTLNVTLPHHMLPLCAQVVPGPSWEETFWVVTLIFTCFSLFGVCLMAFHQAQYILNEFSTPSIRSNHNSVLSRDNGHVNNITPNGVNKTKGSCKSYVDTCHTSDKGKGRGSPALANSPAQRPQTSKKSSSVTPSQTQKKHKVSLYYTKYKSSLSTTASGAVVMDEEHEDLTPDPPLTPDPDVCNNNEPAFISELEKKAPADLKEDPHSTVEDRVAAAVMFPMEIPAGFPANVTLSPGPRPGLLVCSPVEKSCTEHYAEKIDSEKRDGSEMELREDGKGQKKKAQSAETGSASGNNKGKRSRRKTENVSSAPEHNVVVMPEREKEPDWKTGDRNISGTRNRNRCCNGSKSEAPKPGQSTESPLKQNAGVCPARTRRKCATERRGGGVCESGSDSGSSSGSVRASRGSWGSWSSASSMEGDKDASARTHACTTSSRKRDSMQYGVYPVERDCYQTMNTNYKALSMNSLYRKDQCQSPDPTASSFAPSFAAVAAGVERNMEKDVHNLTGQYVPEETWSAPSIPLTTEFRYNTTEALPYIPQPATTASYNGFTWSSANSQCNSPYTYCEEGNYIGNGTFPSGFPAQESQNAAHCSQSTWSEEQPQESPSTWDTAACVGSKPYFSGTRSLSPMSSLFGSIWTPQSEPYQSHFHPERSAPMSPVSPITPPHSPFSREPEGRCAPIQYSSFNPFGPHMNLDIWNSSSNRSSNSQLSNDSGYCGDV
- the tmem131l gene encoding transmembrane protein 131-like isoform X1 — protein: MAGLQDFQQGSHCHRKTWINILLGILQLLLPCVQHGGAQLQALSQMSTSVVEVWQPEDADPLVPLQVEKERRKDGLPLEDSSSPYTQENGRPLHFQPPALEFGTQPLGLARAETIYIHNPSQEVPVTLLSMFTSSRHFYIPFFHRRVIPPRGKASFKLIFLPSEEGNVENTLFINTSAHGLLSYQVFGVGVHQGSLKSVQRKDSLLIFPHIQSIKLTQTQEDASNITILGLLLECSLPKSLFNNPQGSCLQSEERLSLQINLSACGDRPADLDKLKPYVIEHILVLLVAPAAGQATVGEPKIGVYMINSGGKKLYVKDMQVLSKVEAGLDFNQVLLRPEAKNFTEVAALACRGSLPGHERKCTTHISLKILGNQTTPSFPGLHIAHRRTEEDLSSLFQVKQRGADKVDLWLTNSLLLPLTVTNASLSQKLQGIMKVTNFSGPLTVPQGCWRILSLQLLSRALPVSELSTLSLDTSLGQALHVPLYFHSTPFKQGEVVFEAERECGRPCPLRLSETGRLEWQRSLLPDFFSSSWPVDGKLAAELCSRWQSHKDKLPCRWPRLPVETSLPLDFGATPVNESKVKTFTLKNPSSSVVSVEIRILSLYPAPMEALDLLTKWFNISPLSVNISTTEFSLLASLPKAGESVEDMTGEGVLRLLLQPWEAREVAVVFTPSDHKPTTTILVIRNNLTVFDMKMVQGHGAKELLKVGGKLPGPGASLRFNVPQSTLMECRDGLRTNKPLFAIRKSFKVENAGELPLTVMSMNINGYKCQGFGFEVLQCRPFSLNHNTSSEITIAFTPDFTSSWVIRDLTLVTSRGTSFPFTLNVTLPHHMLPLCAQVVPGPSWEETFWVVTLIFTCFSLFGVCLMAFHQAQYILNEFSTPSIRSNHNSVLSRDNGHVNNITPNGVNKTKGSCKSYVDTCHTSDKGKGRGSPALANSPAQRPQTSKKSSSVTPSQTQKKHKVSLYYTKYKSSLSTTASGAVVMDEEHEDLTPDPPLTPDPDVCNNNEPAFISELEKKAPADLKEDPHSTVEDRVAAAVMFPMEIPAGFPANVTLSPGPRPGLLVCSPVEKSCTEHYAEKIDSEKRDGSEMELREDGKGQKKKAQSAETGSASGNNKGKRSRRKTENVSSAPEHNVVVMPEREKEPDWKTGDRNISGTRNRNRCCNGSKSEAPKPGQSTESPLKQNAGVCPARTRRKCATERRGGGVCESGSDSGSSSGSVRASRGSWGSWSSASSMEGDKDASARTHACTTSSRKRDSMQYGVYPVERDCYQTMNTNYKALSMNSLYRKDQCQSPDPTASSFAPSFAAVAAGVERNMEKDVHNLTGQYVPEETWSAPSIPLTTEFRYNTTEALPYIPQPATTASYNGFTWSSANSQCNSPYTYCEEGNYIGNGTFPSGFPAQESQNAAHCSQSTWSEEQPQESPSTWDTAACVGSKPYFSGTRSLSPMSSLFGSIWTPQSEPYQSHFHPERSAPMSPVSPITPPHSPFSREPEGRCAPIQYSSFNPFGPHMNLDIWNSSSNRSSNSQLSNDSGYCGDV